The genomic window AAGGGTGTTTCAAACCTGCCTGCGCAATGCACAAAGGCAGGTGCGTAGAAAACCAGAACGGAAGTATAGCACAATAACCATGAGAAGGAAATAGAAAAGACGCCTGGTTACAAGCATGAGCCTGAGCATGAGCCTGAGCCTGACACCTGCCTGTGTTTCAACTTCAGGCATCATATTTCGGCGGTAACGCAATAACCACCGTATTGAAATCAAGTAAAATGTGATATAATCATGGTACAGTCAAAGCACGAAAACGAGGAACCAGAGATCACCTTTCAGGAGCACGCAAAGATCGTGGTTGATGCTGTAAAAACCTGGTTTTATACCACTGGAATACGAATGATGCTTTTACGAGAAAAAGGAATAGCCTGAACGAGGAACAAACAGACAGAATAAAATGACCAACCAGAATCTTATCGTCGGGAATCAAAAGAACCGGCACGGGCACTTAAAAATACTGAAATATGTGCTTTTATCCATGCGCCCCGAACAATGGATAAAAAACTTATTTGTCTTTGCAGCGCTGTTGTTTTCAAAAAACGTGCACAACCCTTCCAAAGTGATTGAAGCTCTTATCGGGTTTGCCATTTTTTGTATGATTACGGGTTGTACATACCTGGTTAACGACCTGATTGATCTTGAAAAAGACAGACGGCATCCGGTAAAATCTACGAGACCAATTGCTGCGGGCAAACTGAGGGAAAAAACCGTAATACTCGTAATTTTATTGCTTGGTTGCATCAGTTTCTTTTTTGCGTTTTCTATAAACAAAGTATTTGGAATCATCGTTCTTTGTTATTTCATCCTCAACGTAAATTACAGCCTGTATTTAAAAAATATCGTGATCATTGATGCCGCTGCGATTGCTGCAGGATTTGTATTACGGGTATGGGGTGGTGCGGTTATTATTTCTGTAACAGCTTCTGAATGGCTCTTCCTGTGCACCATTCTCTTATCATTATTTCTGGGATTTAGCAAGAGAAGGCACGAACTCGTCCTCTTAGCCGATAATGCAATCAGCCACAGAACGGTGCTTGAGCATTACAGCGCTTACTATTTGGACCAAATGATATCGGTAGTCGCAGCCTCGACCGTAATTTGTTACGCCTTATATACGATGTCAAAGACCACCGCCGAAAGCCTTGGTACCTCAAAGCTCATCTACACACTTCCCTTTGTGCTTTATGGTATCTTCCGATACCTTTATTTGGTGCATCAAAAGGAAAAGGGAGGCAATCCTACCGATGTTATGCTGACGGATGGGCCAATGATCGTTAACGTTATTCTCTGGATTATTTCATCGTTTCTCTTTATCTATCTTGTGCATTAGAGCATTTATGAGACTGGAAAAGGCTTTCCTCTTTAACCCTCCCGTGGGACTTTATCAACGCGGGGAGGACCGGTGTCAGGCTGAAGTGGAAGGGAGTAGTGCAATATCCCTTCGCCCCCCCAACGACCTGGGATATGTGGCATCCATGCTGCGTCAAATAGGAGTGGCGCCCTTCATAGCAGACTATCCCGCTGAGGGGAAATCGTGGGAACACTTCGAAAAAGATTTCCAGACAGTCCAGCCTGATTTTGTTGTAATGAGTATTACGACTCCAACCATCAACGACGATATGAAGGCATTTTCCCTGATAAAGGCATGGAACACACGGATCCTTACCATTGCAAAGGGGGCTCACTTTTCAACCTGCAATAAAGACGATCTGAAAGAGGCTGTTTATGACCCGCTGGATGTCGCCATTTTCGGCGAGGCAGAAACCATCGTTAACAACCTGGTTTGTGCAAAACGACAAGGAACTGATTTAACCAGGGTCAGGGGGATTTTGTTCAGGGATAGCTGTGGGCGGATTATTCAAACAGCGCCGGAATCCTTCTGGACGGATCTCGACACAATACCATTTCCGGCAAGAGACCTGATGAAAAATAATCTTTATACAAGACCGGATACGGGAGAGCCACAGGCAACGATTCAGACTTCCCGGGGTTGCCCGTCTCAGTGCATTTTTTGCCTGTCACCTCTTATCTCCGGTGTAAATGTACGGGAAAGGTCGGTCGGCAACATTGTTGCGGAGCTGGAAGAGTGCGTATACCAGCACAACATCAGAAACTTCTTCTTCCGTGCGGATACCTTTACGTTAAGGAAAAGCTCCGTCATTGAGTTGTGTCAGGAGATCATTCGGCGGAAACTTCCCATTGCCTGGGTTGCGAATAGCCGCGTCAATACGATTGATGAGGAACGACTGTTATGGATGAAAAAGGCCGGGTGCTGGCTGGTAGCATTTGGCATTGAGTCGGGGAACGATGAAATCCAAAGGCTGATTAAAAAGGGCACTACCCGCGCGCAGGCAATTGAGGCGGTGAGGATGTGTAAAAAGGCCGGGCTCAAAACGTATGGGTTTTATTTGATCGGATTCCCCTGGGAGACCCGTGAAATGATTATGGATACCCTGTATCTTGCCAGGGAACTCAGATGCACCTTTTCAGAAATTCATATTGCAATACCCTATGAGGGAACTGAACTCTACCGGATTGCCAGAGATTATGGGATTTTAAAGGAATCTGCCGTCGGTCACAATTATTTCTCCAATCCTGCCACAGATACCATGCATGTTTCCAGAAAAGAACTTATCAACATGCGGAAGAAGGCACTACGTTCCCTTTACCTGAATCCAGGCTATATCACAAGGACCCTTATGCAGGTAAGAAGCTTCAAAGAAATGAGAAACTATACGCGATACGGGGTCCGTTTGGTGAAAAATCTGATAAGACATGAATAATGCTTCCTCACTTGCAAGCAAGAAGAGCACAGGGGGTTCCTTCGGGTGCGACTTCGCCGTACGAGGAATAGCAGGGACACTTTTCCCGCAATTGCTGTAATCTCTTTTCAGCTTGATCCGATATTGTTTTCAGGATAGACTGAGAATGCCTTTTTGGATGTTATGTAACAGGCTGCGCGGCCACATATTTATCAATACAATCGGAGGGTGTTGAATTATGAAAATATTCATCCTTGCCGGAGGAGGAGGAGAAAGACTTTGGCCTTTATCCAGAAATAATTTCCCGAAACAGTTTTTACATCTGAACGGGAGTATGTCCCTTTTACAGCAGACCGTCGACCGGTTTCTGGGCGCTGTTTCTCCGGAGGACGTTATCGTCATAACAAACCACAACTACCAATTTCATGTTTCTTCCGCGCTGAATTCGCTGCCGGGTATGAATGGGTCTGGTTCCGGTGCGCACATGGTACTTGAGCCTTTGGGCAGGAACACCGCGCCCGCAATAGCGCTGGGGATGAACTATTGCAGAGAAAAGCTCGGATGCACGGAGGATGAAATCATCTTTTTATCCCCCTCCGACCACATCATAAAACCTCCGGAGGCATTTGCAGAGCAGGTGAAGCAGGCAGAAGAGATTGCAAAAAAGGGGTATCTGGTAACCTTTGGGATACGGCCGGATAAGCCGGAGACCGGCTTTGGATATTTAAAGTTTGGCGCTCAATTGTCAGGAAATGGGACGCAGAAATTTTTTAAAGTAGAAAGATTTGCCGAAAAGCCCGACCGGGACACCGCAAAGCGCTATATCCGCGAAGGCAACTATTATTGGAATTCAGGCATGTTCGCCTTCCGGATACGCACCATGACGGAAGAACTTCAGCGCTATGCGCCTGAAATTATGAAACTCTATCATCTGGGGTATGAAGAGATGCTGTCTCAGTTTGAGCAGATGCCCAATATCTCAATTGATTATGCCGTCATGGAAAAATCAGACAAGGTCGCGGCGCTGCCATTTGAGTTATACTGGAACGATGTTGGCTCATGGGATTCTTTATTTGATATTCTTGACAAGGATGGAAATGGCAACGTGTTCCAGGGAGATGTTATGGCAATAGACACAAAAGACTCCTTTCTCGCGGGGAAAAAAAGACTCATTGCCGCCGTAGGCCTTGAAAACTGCCTTGTGGTGGAAACGGACGACGCCATCCTGATAGCAAAGAAGGGAGAGGCGCAAAAGGTAAAAGACATTGTAAAGAAACTCAAAGAACACGCGAGATCGGAGGCCGTTGAACACGTTACTACCTACCGGCCGTGGGGAAACTATACCGTGCTCGAAAATGGCCCGCGGTATAAAATCAAGCGCATCGTGGTAAACCCGAATGAAAAGCTCAGCCTGCAAATGCATTATCACCGGTCAGAACACTGGGTGGTGGTAAAAGGAAGCGCAAAGGTGACTACCGGAGGCAAGGAGAGCTTTATCCATGAAAACGAATCTGCCTATATCCCGAAATCAACGATGCACCGGCTTGAAAACCCCGGCAAAATACCCCTTGAAATCATTGAGGTGCAAAATGGCGAATATCTTGGGGAAGACGACATTGTCAGGTTTGACGACGTCTATGGAAGAACCGGAGGAGACGGCAACCCTTCCCACCCTTCATGATTTCATCCTGAGAATCCAGGAAATGGGTTTCCCTCCGAGTGTTCTTTATAACCTTACGGTAACGAACGATGAAATTGAATAGTAAGGAGAATGGCCGTGATATCTGACACAAAGGAACATCTCACAGGTATTTTTATTGCACGATGTATGCTGAAAAAGTACGTTGCAGGGTCTTTTCTGATTGCAATTTTGTGCTGCCCTCCCGTTATTGCTTCCCCTGAAGAGGTACTCATTCCTGGCGACCAAATTGTAGAAAAGGCATTCACGGAATTCAGTAAGGATGGACAGGTAGAACGGGAATTCCATCTATATGCTACGGATGGTTATCAGGAAATGGCCGATGGAGAATTGATCTACTTTTGGGGATTTGCCCATGCAAAGGATTTTGCTGATGCCGGCGAGGTAAAGACGAAAGAAGAAAGGGACACGAAATTACTACCGTTAACAGTGCCTGGTGACGAGATACGTCTCACATCAGGCAAGAACTACGTCGTCGTTTTACACAACGCCGGATTCTATGAAACAGAAATGCATTCCGGCGTTCATGGCGTTCCACACACCATTCACTTCCATGGACTGGATCTGATACCGGCCTATGATGGCGTGCCCAATATGCCGTATACCCCCGTATTCCCGGGAGAAAAATACCGATATCTGCTGACAATACCGGAAGACGTCGAAGGATCGTACCTGGGGCACTGCCACGTGGACACCACGAATCATCTCATGGCGGGAATGTATTTCCCTTTAATACTGGAGAAAAGGCCAAACGAAATCTACGGATATCCTTTTGACAGGGAATATACGCTTATTATGAGTGAAGTCGATAGTGACTATATGGAGATGCTCAGGACGGAAGGCAGCATTCGCCGCGGATTAGAGTGGAAGTCAAACTATTTTATGCTCAATGGCAGGATATTTATGGATATTCTGACCAACCCCTTGTCCACCATTAACGATCCCAAAACAAGGATCGTTGCATATGAAGGTGAGACAGTTTTGATTCGATTAATAGCCATCGGTTATAACCATATCTTTGCATGGCATCCACACGGATTTCATGGGCTGGTAATCGGGACAGATGGGAGAAAGCTAAGTTACCCTTATGAAAAAGACACCTTGCTTATTGGATCGGGTGAGCGATACGACATCTTGTACAAAATCCCGGATCTTTCTGCAAAACGGGGATGTCCGTCCTGTAATTACGGACATGGCATCAGCATCGCCCATGATCACAATATGATGGGGATGGTAAGCCGGGGAATCTACCCCCACGGCCCGCAAACTATTTTTGATGTGAGACCAAAAAACACGAAACCAGGCACCCAATGAGACATGATAGTTTTAGGAGGATTGGGTATTTTGATTATTCCCTAAACTCTGCAAATGATTTTCGCATAACGAAAATCGTCCTTCTGTAATACCCTTGCTGGGTAACAAGCACGGATTCTCTGGTCAAACAACCCCAGGCATCTCCTTGCAAAGGTTTCCTATGGACTATGGTGGCAGTATTTACAACCCTATATACCACCAAACACGACCCACTGCCTCTCCTTCTCATATTGACTGTCGAGTATATTCTAAAATATTTTCACTGAATAGTTACCTTGAATGTTTCAATCTTTTCAGAATTTATTTCGGAGACGAAGCCAGCCACATTACTTGGAGTCGGCCAACAGGTTTCTTGCCCCGACACGACCCTTTGCCCCAATCAGCACTAGACCAATCTCGCCATCGTGTTCGGCATAAATGGTCGCCTCCACCTTCATGACCAGGGGAAATCCCTTGAGCAACCTGTCTACCGCAGAAACTACATATTGCATCGTTGCTGGAACTACACGAAGCACCTTTCCAATAAAGGCTATTCTTGCCTGAATCCATGTGTTTCCGTATTATGTTTTTTCAGTCCAGACATCGCGCTCCATCCCAGGGTAACGTCAAAGTCATGCTAGGCAAAAAAGGGGGAGTGTCAGGGCAAGGGAAAGAAGGAGTTTGAAGAGGGAAAAACGAGCAAAGACACGAAAAGATGACAAAAAGTGGCATAAAAGACGAGGGAATCCCCACGTGCCTCGAATGGGCATGGGAAATAAGGGATGAAATGGGGAGAAAGAGGCGTTATAAGCGAAGGAGTTTTAGTGCGAGGTGCGGTTGGTAGGTTAAATTTCTAAGAGTTTGTGCGATAGCGGTTCTCCCCAGTGAGCGAAAGATGCTGATGATGCAATTTTTGAGGGAGGCGTGCCTTGAAGTATGGGATACCTAAGTGGTTGAAAATATCACCTCTGCGAGCCTAAATCCTCGTAGAGAAGTTTGTACCTATGCGTATACAAAGGAGCAATCCGTGTGCGTAGAAGGATAGCGTATTCCCGTGAGGGGTATGACGGAGTTACGAGGTACAGACGACCTTTTGGGGTGTATGAATATGGCGTGTTAGTTCGTGCCAACTGCCCTTTCTCAGTGAAGCACTGACAATGTCCCTGTTGGAGATGTCAAAAAAAAAGACCTGGTGAAAACATCTCTGGATAATGCGTTTGAACATACATCACGAAGGGAAAAGGGGTAATCCATATGACCGGGGGAGGACTTACGTCTTGGGAAGAAATTCCCTAACAGCGAGGTATAAGGGAAATCCGAAATCCAAGCTGTATGAGATGGTGACAGACGACTGGCTCTCACAGGTCTGTCTTTGAAGTCGTCAGCATTGCTCATAATAGTTTCTGGTGTGTACCAGGAATGAAGGGGCATAACCGTAGTGGAGTTGATGAAAGTGGTAGATTGAATACGTTCCATGAGAAAAGAGACTCTTTGCATGGGCAAGTAGTAGCAAGAGCCTCTCTTGTTTTGCCTCTGTCAGGAGGAATCTCGACTCAGGAAACACGATTGACAAGTCTATTATCCGGAATCAATCAAAAGGAACATATCGGGAGATGCTTAAGTATCATTCTTTAAGAGACAAGGTATTCAGTCTGAGAAACCTTTGTGCGGCTTTTGGGCACGTAAAGAAGAATAAAGGCAAGGCTGGTCTCGACAGGGTAAGTATTAAGCAGTTTGAAAGTGACCTTGAGAATAATCTACAAGCTATTCACAAGGAACTGAAAACCGCCATATACAACCCTGCGCCCGTCCTAAGGGTCTACATTCCCAAAGGCAGGCATGACAAGAGACCTCTTGGCATTCCCATTGTCAAGGACAGGGTAGTACAGCAGGCGTTCAGACAAATCATAGAGCCAATATTCGAGAAAGAATTCTCGGATAACAGCTTTGGATTTCGTCCAAACAGATGCTGTCATGATGCTATCAAACGGATTGAACAGTATAAGCAGCAAGGGTATCGGAACATTTTGGACGCCGATATAAAGGCGTTCTATGACACCATACCTCACAAGCTTATCATGAACTCCTTGCGTGAGAAAATCGCTGACGGATGGGTGTTGAACAGTATCGAGAACATGCTCAAGGCAGGGGTCATGGAGGACGGCATCGTGCATGAGACAAATCAAGGCACTCCGCAAGGAGGCGTCATATCTCCCTTGCTTGCAAACCTTATCGGTGACATCATCGACAAGGAGCTTGAAAAGGCAGGATATAAATTTGTCCGCTATGCCGATGACTTCGTTGTCATGACTAAAACAAAAGAAGAACTCCCTACCGCCCTTCAGTACGTCAAAGAAATCATCGAAGGGAAACTTGAAATGAAGCTGAGCGAGGATAAAACCAGGCTCACCAACTTCAAACGAGGCTTCCGGTTTCTCGGATATAATTTCATGGGCAAGAACAAGGGTGTAAGCATGAAATCCCTGGACAAACTCAAGGACGCCGTTAGAGACATCACCAAACGCACACAAGGCGTCAACCTGCAAGCCGTCATTGATACATTAAATCCTGTCATAAGGGGACATGTCAACTATTTTCGGCTGGGCAATGTACAAACGGTATATCGCTCGTTAGACTGCTGGGTACGCATGAGACTGAGAAGTTTCAAGTTTTCGAGAAAATGGAAAACTGACAACAAACGTTTCCCGGTACACCGATTCTTTAAGATGGGGTTACTCTCATTTGAAAGAGAATTTCTTAAGGCACGTGCGAAGGCATGATAGTTTACTTTTCTCTGCTCCAGAGCAACACTATGGGGTCGCTAACTAGTGTTTGAACGGAAACCCCCCAGAGCCCTGTAAAGTAAGGAGAAGCTGGTGAAAAATGTTCATGAAAGTCATTGAATTTTTTCGGGTAAAAGGGTAAAATATGGCGAAAATGAAGGGATTCTGGGTATAAAGAGTCCAAATATTCGGTTCATTAACCCACTAGCCAAAGGACATTCGATAGAAGATGAGAAAGAGATTTGAGCAGCAATTGAAGCTTGGCATCATACCCATTTCAGGGGTAAAACTGCCAATAAAGAGTCGAGATGAGCTACCACCGATACTGAGGGCGTTGCAACATATCTATGTTACACCGGAGTTGAACGAGGAGGTATTCCGGATATTAGAGGCGAAGGTAACGAAGGGGAAGAAAAAAGACGGGAAGATATGGGATGGATTTATGGCATATTTTGGTGTTGTCGGTGGTAAGATTAGGGTTAGATGCCGATTATGACAGGTTGGAGGATTTTGCCAACCATCACAAACTTATCAGGCAGATAATGGGGGTTGAGACGGCATTTGGAGAGGCGAAGGTTTTTTCGATGCAGAGCATCAAGGACAATATAAGATTGTTGGATGAGGAGACCCTCAGGCAGATAAATGAAGTGGTGATATCATCGGGGCATCAGTTGGTTAAAAAAAAGGACGAAGGACTGTGTATTAAGGTGGATACGTATGTGTTAGAGACGAATGTACACTTTCCGACCGATATGAATTTATTGTGGGATGCGGGACGCAAGAGTCTGGACATGATAGAGGATGCAATAGAGGAAGGCATCCTGGCGGGGAAAGGATGGCGCAAGAGCAAATATTGGAGGAGAGAGTTAAAAAAGCTGATGAGGATAAGCGCAAAGGCGTCAAGCAGCGGGGGGAAAAACAAGGAAGAGCATGTGAGGAGTTACTTGGAATTATCGAGGGGTTTGAGTGAAAAGATAGGAGCGAGTCTGTTAGCCATCTACGAAAAGGTGCTAACGACGAACCAGGTAGACAAGCATGCAGGGAAAATAGGGACACTGGAGTATTTTCACGGGATGTTGAATAAACAGATAGACCTGGTGGAGAGAAGGGTGATCCGGGATGAGGTAATACCGGCGGCAGAAAAGGTTCATTCGTTGTTTGAGCCGCATACGGAGTGGCTGTACAAAGGCAAGTCAAACAAAAGGGTAGAGTTGGGACATAATATTCTGGTAGCAAGCGATCAGTGGGGTTTCATCGTGGACCATGT from Candidatus Brocadia sp. includes these protein-coding regions:
- a CDS encoding decaprenyl-phosphate phosphoribosyltransferase; the protein is MTNQNLIVGNQKNRHGHLKILKYVLLSMRPEQWIKNLFVFAALLFSKNVHNPSKVIEALIGFAIFCMITGCTYLVNDLIDLEKDRRHPVKSTRPIAAGKLREKTVILVILLLGCISFFFAFSINKVFGIIVLCYFILNVNYSLYLKNIVIIDAAAIAAGFVLRVWGGAVIISVTASEWLFLCTILLSLFLGFSKRRHELVLLADNAISHRTVLEHYSAYYLDQMISVVAASTVICYALYTMSKTTAESLGTSKLIYTLPFVLYGIFRYLYLVHQKEKGGNPTDVMLTDGPMIVNVILWIISSFLFIYLVH
- a CDS encoding B12-binding domain-containing radical SAM protein — translated: MRLEKAFLFNPPVGLYQRGEDRCQAEVEGSSAISLRPPNDLGYVASMLRQIGVAPFIADYPAEGKSWEHFEKDFQTVQPDFVVMSITTPTINDDMKAFSLIKAWNTRILTIAKGAHFSTCNKDDLKEAVYDPLDVAIFGEAETIVNNLVCAKRQGTDLTRVRGILFRDSCGRIIQTAPESFWTDLDTIPFPARDLMKNNLYTRPDTGEPQATIQTSRGCPSQCIFCLSPLISGVNVRERSVGNIVAELEECVYQHNIRNFFFRADTFTLRKSSVIELCQEIIRRKLPIAWVANSRVNTIDEERLLWMKKAGCWLVAFGIESGNDEIQRLIKKGTTRAQAIEAVRMCKKAGLKTYGFYLIGFPWETREMIMDTLYLARELRCTFSEIHIAIPYEGTELYRIARDYGILKESAVGHNYFSNPATDTMHVSRKELINMRKKALRSLYLNPGYITRTLMQVRSFKEMRNYTRYGVRLVKNLIRHE
- a CDS encoding mannose-1-phosphate guanylyltransferase/mannose-6-phosphate isomerase, producing MKIFILAGGGGERLWPLSRNNFPKQFLHLNGSMSLLQQTVDRFLGAVSPEDVIVITNHNYQFHVSSALNSLPGMNGSGSGAHMVLEPLGRNTAPAIALGMNYCREKLGCTEDEIIFLSPSDHIIKPPEAFAEQVKQAEEIAKKGYLVTFGIRPDKPETGFGYLKFGAQLSGNGTQKFFKVERFAEKPDRDTAKRYIREGNYYWNSGMFAFRIRTMTEELQRYAPEIMKLYHLGYEEMLSQFEQMPNISIDYAVMEKSDKVAALPFELYWNDVGSWDSLFDILDKDGNGNVFQGDVMAIDTKDSFLAGKKRLIAAVGLENCLVVETDDAILIAKKGEAQKVKDIVKKLKEHARSEAVEHVTTYRPWGNYTVLENGPRYKIKRIVVNPNEKLSLQMHYHRSEHWVVVKGSAKVTTGGKESFIHENESAYIPKSTMHRLENPGKIPLEIIEVQNGEYLGEDDIVRFDDVYGRTGGDGNPSHPS
- a CDS encoding multicopper oxidase domain-containing protein, which gives rise to MAVISDTKEHLTGIFIARCMLKKYVAGSFLIAILCCPPVIASPEEVLIPGDQIVEKAFTEFSKDGQVEREFHLYATDGYQEMADGELIYFWGFAHAKDFADAGEVKTKEERDTKLLPLTVPGDEIRLTSGKNYVVVLHNAGFYETEMHSGVHGVPHTIHFHGLDLIPAYDGVPNMPYTPVFPGEKYRYLLTIPEDVEGSYLGHCHVDTTNHLMAGMYFPLILEKRPNEIYGYPFDREYTLIMSEVDSDYMEMLRTEGSIRRGLEWKSNYFMLNGRIFMDILTNPLSTINDPKTRIVAYEGETVLIRLIAIGYNHIFAWHPHGFHGLVIGTDGRKLSYPYEKDTLLIGSGERYDILYKIPDLSAKRGCPSCNYGHGISIAHDHNMMGMVSRGIYPHGPQTIFDVRPKNTKPGTQ
- the ltrA gene encoding group II intron reverse transcriptase/maturase, whose protein sequence is MLKYHSLRDKVFSLRNLCAAFGHVKKNKGKAGLDRVSIKQFESDLENNLQAIHKELKTAIYNPAPVLRVYIPKGRHDKRPLGIPIVKDRVVQQAFRQIIEPIFEKEFSDNSFGFRPNRCCHDAIKRIEQYKQQGYRNILDADIKAFYDTIPHKLIMNSLREKIADGWVLNSIENMLKAGVMEDGIVHETNQGTPQGGVISPLLANLIGDIIDKELEKAGYKFVRYADDFVVMTKTKEELPTALQYVKEIIEGKLEMKLSEDKTRLTNFKRGFRFLGYNFMGKNKGVSMKSLDKLKDAVRDITKRTQGVNLQAVIDTLNPVIRGHVNYFRLGNVQTVYRSLDCWVRMRLRSFKFSRKWKTDNKRFPVHRFFKMGLLSFEREFLKARAKA